The following are from one region of the Rosistilla carotiformis genome:
- a CDS encoding sulfatase family protein, protein MIRWTARCLLLALCFSPQIVHAADARPNVVVFIADDVSWNDFGCYGNSQARTPNIDRLAAGGLRLDQAYLTASSCSPSRASMITGRYPHNNGPASELHLPISANLPWFPERLREAGYYTALSGKNHMSVAKVEPRAPERPKAFDTIDKGRTKNNGGGHANWVSITKDRPRDKPFFFWYAAYDAHRDWEADQEWDADRYGPRHSPESVRVPKFLVDDLPTRQDLASYYNEVTRFDYFIGEVVQELAKQQVLDNTLIFVLADNGRPFPRAKTRLHDSGMKTGLVVHWPAKIKPGEVSESLVSAIDIAPTVLSVAGAEIPETVQGVSMLPLFTDPSATIRRYAFSEHNWHDFEAHGRSIRDGRFLFIQNNRPQFPWQGPADSVNSPSHEQLRLQRDGKKLTAAQQDVFTAPRPEEELYLVDADPDQLNNLIDDKRYATDADRLRKLLAEWSEATGDTVPDQISSDSFDRETGDRLPMEKNAFRGTPAGTERNATTVNNPGPR, encoded by the coding sequence ATGATTCGTTGGACCGCGCGTTGCTTACTGCTTGCTCTTTGCTTCTCACCACAGATCGTTCACGCTGCCGACGCGCGCCCTAATGTGGTCGTCTTCATCGCCGATGACGTCAGCTGGAACGATTTCGGCTGCTATGGAAACTCGCAAGCGCGCACGCCGAACATCGATCGCTTAGCTGCCGGCGGCCTGCGGTTGGACCAAGCTTATCTGACCGCCAGCAGTTGCAGTCCATCGCGAGCGAGCATGATCACCGGTCGTTATCCGCACAACAACGGTCCGGCGTCGGAGTTGCATCTGCCGATTTCGGCCAATCTGCCTTGGTTCCCCGAACGTCTGCGTGAAGCGGGATATTACACCGCGCTGTCGGGCAAAAATCACATGTCGGTCGCCAAGGTGGAACCGCGAGCGCCGGAACGTCCCAAGGCGTTTGATACGATCGATAAGGGACGCACTAAAAACAACGGTGGCGGCCACGCGAACTGGGTTTCCATCACGAAGGATCGTCCGCGCGACAAGCCTTTCTTTTTCTGGTACGCAGCGTACGACGCCCACCGCGACTGGGAAGCCGACCAGGAATGGGATGCCGATCGATACGGTCCGCGCCACTCGCCCGAGAGTGTTCGCGTTCCGAAGTTTCTGGTCGACGATCTGCCGACCCGCCAGGATCTCGCCTCCTATTACAACGAGGTGACGCGGTTCGATTATTTCATCGGCGAAGTGGTGCAGGAACTGGCCAAGCAACAGGTGTTGGACAACACGTTGATCTTCGTGTTGGCCGACAATGGCCGCCCCTTCCCACGCGCCAAGACGCGGTTGCACGATTCGGGGATGAAGACCGGGTTGGTTGTGCATTGGCCCGCAAAGATCAAGCCGGGTGAGGTCAGCGAAAGTCTGGTCAGTGCGATCGACATCGCGCCGACGGTGCTGAGCGTTGCGGGAGCGGAGATTCCCGAAACGGTGCAAGGCGTTAGCATGTTGCCCTTGTTTACCGACCCGTCGGCTACGATTCGACGCTACGCCTTCTCCGAACACAACTGGCACGATTTCGAAGCCCACGGCCGCAGCATCCGCGACGGACGCTTTTTGTTTATCCAAAACAACCGCCCACAGTTTCCTTGGCAAGGTCCTGCCGATTCGGTGAACTCTCCATCGCACGAACAACTGCGTTTGCAACGCGATGGCAAAAAACTGACCGCCGCACAACAGGACGTCTTCACCGCGCCACGACCTGAGGAAGAACTGTATCTTGTCGACGCGGATCCCGATCAACTGAACAACTTGATCGACGACAAGCGTTACGCCACCGATGCCGACCGATTGCGCAAGCTGTTGGCCGAGTGGTCCGAAGCGACCGGGGATACGGTTCCCGATCAGATCTCGTCCGATTCGTTCGATCGGGAAACGGGAGATCGGCTGCCGATGGAAAAGAACGCTTTCCGTGGAACGCCTGCCGGGACCGAGCGGAATGCGACGACGGTTAACAACCCAGGTCCAAGGTAG
- a CDS encoding DUF72 domain-containing protein, with product MSPLYRLGCPLWDCPEWQGSLYKPGAPAAQWLSQYSRVFRTVEEPTSRDGKVDLRKVKRWCRTTSDDFRFVLPFPRSVTDDAMLQGELLDLDPFLDLLSVLQDHDRLGPSRLQLPATFDVQMLPVLEQFLESMPVEFPIAVEAQHPDFFADAPAGRKLHRLLKRLRLDRSIVAEWDPDDPITQAAANGSRRIRFPEQVRCDATGPMPMLRLCGARLDQLLVPTWLDVWADVVADWIVKKKRPYVFIDVENVSDGPVIAEMFHERVQALLPEVAAMSRWPGRGMAVQLQLF from the coding sequence GTGAGCCCACTCTATCGACTCGGATGTCCGCTGTGGGATTGCCCGGAATGGCAAGGCAGCCTCTACAAACCTGGCGCTCCCGCTGCGCAGTGGTTGAGTCAATACAGCCGCGTCTTCAGAACCGTCGAAGAACCGACCAGCCGCGATGGCAAAGTCGATCTGCGAAAAGTGAAGCGTTGGTGCCGGACGACGTCCGACGATTTCCGGTTTGTTCTGCCCTTCCCACGCAGCGTCACCGACGACGCGATGCTGCAAGGGGAACTGTTGGATCTGGATCCGTTTTTGGATCTCTTAAGCGTGTTGCAAGATCACGATCGCTTGGGCCCGTCGCGCCTGCAGTTGCCCGCGACCTTCGATGTGCAGATGTTGCCTGTGTTGGAGCAATTTTTGGAGTCGATGCCGGTCGAGTTTCCGATCGCGGTCGAGGCGCAGCATCCCGACTTCTTTGCCGACGCACCGGCCGGTCGCAAGTTGCATCGGTTGCTGAAACGGCTGCGTCTGGATCGGTCGATCGTTGCGGAGTGGGATCCCGACGATCCGATCACGCAAGCCGCGGCCAACGGATCGCGGCGGATCCGCTTTCCCGAACAAGTTCGCTGCGATGCGACCGGCCCGATGCCGATGTTACGACTTTGCGGAGCCAGGTTGGATCAGCTTCTGGTCCCGACTTGGCTCGACGTTTGGGCCGATGTCGTCGCCGACTGGATCGTGAAAAAGAAGCGACCCTACGTTTTTATCGACGTCGAAAATGTAAGCGATGGACCGGTGATCGCGGAGATGTTTCACGAGCGGGTGCAAGCGTTGTTGCCCGAAGTGGCGGCGATGTCTCGATGGCCCGGGCGCGGCATGGCGGTGCAGTTGCAGCTTTTCTAG
- the dnaB gene encoding replicative DNA helicase, producing MIAEGNDEKFKGSRRDKKKPKSTASEILQRQPPFDLEAEMGVLGSIILLPEVLDDLATLLRPDDFYDDANRILFTQLQEMHDMGEKIDVTLLVSRLKKAKQYDLMGGPAYLGRLSTSVANAAHAVYYAKIVNEKAIYRKLIESSTDILRDAYDQTQEARELVASAEQKVFAIMDGKQSNSVNSISDILHQAMDRIDARLRGEHTDGGCDTLYTDFDAMTGGLHNGELAILAARPSMGKTAFAMNIAENVSMQLRYPVLFLSLEMSGIELADRMLCSISRVSGHKLRNGTISSEERERLVEKANEIHSAPLFVDDSPSRTVSEIAAAGRRIKRRDGALGLIVIDYLQLIEPDNSRDPRQEQVAKIARRLKGMARELEVPVLCLSQLNRQSEEGKDHRPKLSHLRESGAIEQDADIVMFVHREEYYHRGEDREQYAGQAEIIIAKQRNGPVGDVELTWEGAFTRFHNKAPERHSEFDQYAEFSGPTDY from the coding sequence GTGATTGCAGAAGGCAACGACGAAAAATTCAAAGGTTCACGCCGCGACAAGAAGAAGCCCAAGTCGACAGCTAGCGAGATTCTGCAACGCCAGCCGCCGTTCGACTTGGAAGCCGAGATGGGGGTGTTGGGCAGTATCATCCTGTTGCCGGAGGTCTTGGATGATCTGGCAACGCTGCTGCGCCCCGACGACTTCTACGACGATGCCAATCGGATCCTGTTCACCCAGCTGCAAGAGATGCACGACATGGGTGAGAAGATCGACGTGACGCTGTTGGTCAGCCGGCTGAAGAAGGCGAAGCAATACGATTTGATGGGCGGCCCGGCGTATCTTGGACGGCTTAGTACGTCGGTCGCCAATGCCGCTCACGCGGTCTATTACGCGAAGATCGTCAACGAAAAAGCGATCTATCGCAAGCTGATCGAATCGAGCACCGACATTCTGCGCGACGCCTACGATCAAACGCAGGAAGCTCGCGAATTGGTCGCCAGTGCGGAACAGAAGGTGTTTGCCATCATGGACGGCAAACAATCCAATTCGGTCAACAGCATTAGCGATATTCTGCACCAGGCGATGGACCGCATCGACGCCCGTTTGCGGGGCGAGCACACCGATGGCGGTTGCGATACGCTGTACACCGATTTCGATGCGATGACCGGCGGCTTGCACAACGGTGAATTGGCGATTCTTGCGGCTCGGCCTTCGATGGGTAAAACCGCGTTTGCGATGAACATCGCCGAAAACGTTTCGATGCAGCTCCGCTACCCCGTCCTGTTCCTGAGCTTGGAAATGTCGGGGATCGAGTTGGCCGATCGTATGTTGTGTTCGATCTCCCGAGTCAGCGGTCACAAGCTGCGAAACGGTACGATCAGTAGCGAGGAGCGTGAACGGTTGGTCGAGAAGGCGAACGAGATCCACTCCGCGCCCCTATTCGTCGACGATTCGCCTAGCCGAACGGTCAGCGAAATCGCTGCGGCGGGGCGGCGTATTAAGCGTCGCGACGGCGCGTTGGGGTTGATCGTGATCGATTACCTTCAGTTGATCGAACCCGACAACTCGCGCGATCCGCGGCAGGAGCAGGTGGCGAAAATCGCGCGGCGTCTGAAAGGTATGGCTCGTGAATTGGAAGTCCCTGTTTTGTGCCTGTCGCAGTTGAACCGGCAGTCCGAAGAGGGCAAGGACCACCGGCCCAAGTTGAGCCATCTGCGGGAATCGGGTGCGATCGAGCAGGATGCGGATATCGTGATGTTCGTGCATCGCGAGGAGTATTACCACCGCGGCGAGGATCGCGAACAATACGCCGGCCAGGCGGAGATCATCATCGCCAAACAGCGTAACGGACCGGTCGGCGACGTCGAACTGACCTGGGAAGGGGCGTTCACCCGCTTCCACAACAAGGCTCCCGAACGGCACAGCGAATTCGATCAGTACGCCGAATTCAGCGGACCGACCGATTATTGA
- a CDS encoding glycosyltransferase, whose protein sequence is MTQRICHIIPTLVRGGAEKQLALLASGLPRDRFDVHVVVLTHDGPLRADLEAAGVEVTVVGKRFKADPSAYFRLKRTLKKLSPDLVHTWLFAANSYGRAAARSLGVRRIVAGERCVDQWKTTRHFVIDRALAKRTDAIVTNSSGVRDFYAAHGIDPDLFRIIPNGIPPRTASTITREEACQRLGIDPNRRLIVAVGRLWPQKRLRDLVWAAQLMESARNDSTFVIIGDGPQMGELQRFRDSATTGQAVLFAGARDDVAELLPHFDLFWIGSGYEGQSNALIEAMQAGLPVVASDIPGNRDLIENGVTGMLAPVGEAAEFAKHAYQLLFTDTERAARLGQAAQDRIASDFTVAQMIDRHVDLYSELLDQ, encoded by the coding sequence ATGACCCAACGGATTTGCCATATCATCCCGACCTTGGTTCGCGGCGGTGCCGAAAAGCAGCTGGCTCTTCTGGCCAGCGGTTTGCCGCGCGATCGCTTCGACGTGCACGTCGTCGTGTTAACGCACGATGGTCCGTTGCGAGCGGACTTGGAGGCGGCCGGAGTCGAAGTCACGGTGGTCGGCAAGCGATTTAAAGCCGATCCGTCGGCTTACTTTCGCTTGAAGCGAACGCTCAAAAAACTCTCTCCCGATCTGGTCCACACGTGGCTGTTCGCGGCGAACTCCTACGGACGCGCGGCCGCTCGCAGCCTGGGCGTTCGGCGAATCGTGGCCGGGGAACGCTGCGTCGATCAATGGAAGACCACGCGTCATTTTGTGATCGACCGCGCGTTGGCCAAACGAACCGATGCGATCGTCACCAACAGCAGCGGAGTCCGCGATTTTTATGCCGCTCACGGGATCGACCCCGATCTGTTTCGAATCATCCCCAACGGGATTCCGCCTCGCACCGCGAGCACGATCACGCGCGAAGAGGCTTGCCAACGGCTGGGGATCGATCCCAATCGCCGCTTGATCGTCGCCGTCGGCCGGCTGTGGCCTCAGAAACGACTTCGCGACCTGGTGTGGGCCGCTCAGTTGATGGAATCGGCTCGCAACGATTCGACCTTTGTCATCATTGGTGATGGGCCGCAGATGGGTGAACTGCAGCGGTTCCGCGATTCGGCAACGACCGGCCAAGCGGTCCTGTTTGCGGGGGCACGCGACGACGTCGCCGAACTGCTTCCGCACTTCGACCTGTTCTGGATCGGCAGCGGCTACGAAGGGCAGAGCAATGCGTTGATCGAAGCGATGCAGGCCGGCCTGCCGGTCGTGGCGTCGGACATTCCAGGTAACCGCGACCTGATCGAAAACGGCGTCACCGGGATGCTCGCTCCGGTCGGCGAAGCGGCGGAGTTCGCCAAGCACGCCTACCAGTTACTGTTCACCGACACCGAGCGTGCGGCCCGGCTGGGGCAGGCCGCGCAGGATCGGATCGCCAGCGACTTCACCGTCGCCCAGATGATCGACCGGCACGTCGATCTATACAGCGAACTGTTGGATCAATAA
- a CDS encoding glycosyltransferase family 4 protein, translating into MKRFQVLIVTRRYWPHCDDASSRLTALVSGLRRQGCYPTVLTPRYQATWPVEFQHREIPVLRPLAAPRGEWSMARYVRNLAKWLREQLPRFDLVYCDMMREEAAAVVETARQAGVPSVVRCGTMMGTRDIVWQASLRARRNTFVRSFAADAVIAPRASCQQALLVAGAKAAKIVRIADGIGDPIRRTPESCKAARLTLGNMNHDLMVPVDGKVILCMNRLSPEGGVLTLASALWPLLEAQPNLRLWMIGDGPWRQKIFNDLKHNGVGRSAFLPGNFDHVEELMQAADMFVLPSAASGAESFWPAAIAAALPTAVVDCADTRAFAMAAFSELHSFPADSTDKMREAVQNVLDDLPMATAGAERMRKQLSAASSWSDTIRRHVQLFERLAGNSAASNMSGATG; encoded by the coding sequence ATGAAACGATTCCAAGTGCTGATCGTCACTCGACGCTACTGGCCGCATTGCGATGATGCCAGCAGTCGCTTGACCGCGCTTGTCAGCGGCCTTCGCCGCCAAGGATGTTACCCGACCGTCTTGACGCCACGCTACCAAGCGACTTGGCCGGTGGAGTTCCAACATCGCGAGATACCGGTGCTGCGTCCGCTGGCTGCGCCGCGAGGCGAATGGTCGATGGCCCGTTATGTGCGGAATCTGGCCAAGTGGTTGCGCGAGCAGTTGCCGCGGTTCGATCTCGTCTACTGCGACATGATGCGGGAAGAGGCGGCAGCGGTCGTGGAGACCGCCCGACAGGCTGGCGTGCCGAGCGTCGTCCGCTGTGGCACGATGATGGGAACGCGCGATATCGTCTGGCAAGCGTCGCTGCGTGCGCGGCGGAACACGTTTGTCCGCAGCTTTGCCGCCGACGCCGTGATCGCTCCCCGCGCGTCGTGCCAGCAAGCGTTATTGGTCGCCGGAGCCAAAGCGGCAAAGATCGTGCGGATCGCCGACGGCATCGGTGATCCGATCCGTCGCACTCCCGAATCGTGTAAAGCAGCGCGTCTGACGCTCGGCAACATGAATCACGACCTGATGGTGCCGGTCGATGGCAAAGTCATCCTGTGCATGAATCGGCTGTCTCCCGAAGGGGGCGTTTTGACCTTGGCATCGGCGCTCTGGCCGCTGTTGGAGGCGCAGCCCAACCTGCGGTTGTGGATGATCGGCGACGGACCATGGCGTCAGAAAATTTTTAACGACTTAAAACACAACGGCGTCGGCCGGTCGGCGTTTCTACCGGGCAACTTTGATCATGTGGAAGAACTAATGCAAGCTGCGGATATGTTTGTGCTGCCATCGGCGGCCAGCGGAGCGGAGTCGTTTTGGCCGGCGGCGATCGCCGCGGCGCTCCCCACCGCAGTGGTCGATTGCGCCGACACACGCGCCTTTGCGATGGCCGCTTTTTCGGAACTGCACAGCTTTCCGGCCGATTCAACCGACAAGATGCGGGAAGCGGTCCAAAACGTCTTGGACGATCTGCCGATGGCGACTGCGGGAGCCGAGCGGATGCGGAAGCAGTTGTCGGCCGCGTCGTCCTGGTCCGATACGATCCGTCGGCACGTGCAGTTATTTGAACGCTTGGCGGGCAATTCGGCCGCCTCAAATATGAGTGGAGCGACGGGATGA
- the hpt gene encoding hypoxanthine phosphoribosyltransferase: MKTLLDEQQLERGVSELAQRINDHYGSRPLTVVAVMTGSLILLADLIRRLNMPIRVGVVQASSYRGGTRSGELLVNAAMLINIRDREVLLIDDIFDTGRTLERLLEDMRQMGAQDVKSAVLLQKNRQHDVQVRPDFVAFEIPDEFVVGYGLDYEDMYRNLPYLGVLEQADLDRHHALHGPAIDR, from the coding sequence ATGAAGACATTGCTTGACGAACAACAGTTGGAGCGCGGTGTCAGCGAATTGGCCCAACGGATCAACGATCACTACGGCTCGCGGCCGCTGACGGTTGTCGCGGTCATGACGGGCAGCTTGATTCTGCTGGCCGATCTGATTCGCCGGTTGAACATGCCCATCCGGGTGGGCGTTGTCCAAGCCAGCAGTTACCGCGGCGGCACCCGCAGCGGCGAACTGTTGGTCAACGCGGCGATGTTGATCAACATCCGCGACCGCGAGGTGCTGTTGATCGACGACATCTTCGACACCGGCCGGACGCTGGAACGATTATTGGAAGACATGCGACAGATGGGTGCCCAGGACGTCAAAAGTGCGGTGCTGCTGCAGAAGAATCGCCAGCACGACGTGCAGGTCCGCCCCGATTTTGTCGCCTTTGAAATCCCCGACGAATTTGTCGTCGGATACGGATTGGATTACGAGGACATGTATCGCAACCTGCCTTATCTGGGCGTGTTGGAACAAGCCGATCTCGACCGCCATCACGCGTTGCACGGACCGGCCATCGATCGATGA
- a CDS encoding Gfo/Idh/MocA family protein has translation MSKPDRTKKTVSTDAARSDASRRKFMQSSSLLLAGGAVAGGLSVARAAHSFGSDTIRVGLIGCGGRGTGAVTQALSTVDGEVRLTAMGDLFEDRMQTAFRTIKSKHPDRVDVTRDTRFVGFDAYQKVLQADVDVVILATPPGFRPLHFEAAVDVGKHVFMEKPVATDAPGVRRVLAANAIAKHNGLAVSVGLQRHHEARYRQCVAQLHGGMIGDVIMSRAYWNGSGIWVRPRQQNDTELQYQCRNWYYFNWLCGDHITEQHVHNLDVINWVMDGFPVEAQGQGGRQVRTGEDTGQIFDHHFVEYTYDGGAKLISQCRHMKGCWNSVGEYVHGTRGYAIVNKAEIYDHQDNLIWKSDAAVEQGKGWQQQHHDLFAALRRGESPNEADYGAHSTMTAIMGRMATYGGKVVRWDDAIHSDIALADFDSLRSWDDVPPVLPADDGSYPVAVPGKTIVV, from the coding sequence ATGTCGAAACCCGATCGCACCAAAAAAACAGTCTCCACCGACGCCGCGCGTTCGGATGCATCGCGACGGAAGTTCATGCAAAGCTCCAGCCTGTTGTTGGCCGGCGGTGCGGTTGCGGGCGGGCTGAGCGTGGCTCGTGCGGCGCACAGCTTCGGCAGCGACACGATCCGCGTTGGGTTGATCGGATGTGGCGGACGGGGAACCGGCGCGGTGACTCAGGCGCTCAGCACCGTCGATGGCGAAGTCCGTTTGACGGCGATGGGAGATCTGTTCGAAGACCGCATGCAGACGGCGTTTCGGACGATCAAGAGCAAGCATCCCGACCGCGTCGATGTCACCCGCGACACGCGGTTCGTCGGTTTCGACGCCTATCAAAAAGTGCTGCAAGCCGATGTCGACGTCGTGATCCTGGCGACCCCTCCCGGTTTCCGCCCCCTGCATTTCGAAGCGGCCGTCGACGTCGGGAAACATGTTTTCATGGAGAAACCTGTCGCCACCGATGCACCGGGCGTGCGACGCGTGCTGGCGGCCAACGCGATTGCGAAACATAACGGCCTGGCGGTCAGCGTCGGACTGCAACGCCACCACGAAGCCCGCTATCGCCAGTGCGTTGCTCAACTGCACGGCGGCATGATCGGCGACGTGATCATGTCCCGCGCCTACTGGAACGGTTCGGGAATTTGGGTCCGTCCGCGGCAGCAAAACGATACCGAACTGCAGTACCAATGTCGCAACTGGTACTACTTCAACTGGCTCTGCGGCGATCACATCACCGAACAGCACGTCCATAATCTCGACGTGATCAACTGGGTGATGGACGGTTTCCCCGTGGAAGCTCAAGGCCAAGGCGGCCGCCAAGTGCGGACCGGCGAGGATACCGGTCAGATCTTCGACCACCACTTTGTTGAATACACCTACGACGGTGGGGCGAAGCTGATCAGCCAATGCCGGCACATGAAAGGCTGTTGGAACAGCGTCGGTGAATACGTTCACGGCACCCGCGGTTATGCGATTGTCAACAAAGCCGAAATCTACGATCACCAAGACAATCTGATCTGGAAGAGCGACGCGGCGGTTGAACAGGGGAAGGGCTGGCAGCAACAGCATCACGATCTGTTCGCCGCCCTGCGACGCGGCGAATCGCCGAACGAAGCCGATTATGGTGCGCACAGCACGATGACCGCGATCATGGGGCGAATGGCCACCTACGGCGGCAAAGTTGTCCGCTGGGACGATGCGATTCACAGCGACATCGCCTTGGCCGATTTTGATTCCTTGCGATCGTGGGACGATGTTCCTCCGGTCCTGCCTGCCGACGACGGCTCGTATCCTGTCGCGGTGCCGGGTAAAACCATCGTCGTCTGA
- the ligA gene encoding NAD-dependent DNA ligase LigA, translated as MAKATKQSDRVQTLERIIAHLDTQYEQGIACTHPDTGVLVSDGEYDALRRELQTLNPQSTLFETATASQLESAVAKVVHHPPLTSIEKASHEDLAVQQQMLFKWLRGADDPAVAEAPAGELFADALPDDLITVDGMSYDGQPVVYSPDRFYAAYKLDGVAIALYYEQGKLVRAGLRPRDGINGEDVTAQVRYVAGVPDKLPKKISCSIRGELICKLSDFEKVQAELADEGEKLRANPRNHTAGGIRQFKNPEKTARMRISFIAYTIEALDHPPYKTEIERARWCQETLGIHYIEPQPFRFENLQAMEDAVPTLDFEVDGVVIGVNDLEDQEQLGRHGDPRTGNPKGKIAWKFREEEATPVIRDIQWQTGRTGKIVAVAIFDPVRLAGTNVTRATLHNAGFMLRNQITIGSTIAVRKAGKIIPKVTGVIAGQGEPQFPDHCPACKAKTQLQQGGTEEMLELVCPNPDCSAQNVHGLCHYLSTFGVVGLGESRVRTMVEGGKVATHADFYRLELEDAMECGLTERQSLLALAAVHMIPAPDKMKNEELGIAIATARQSKKQVPLWQLFAAFGIEAAGKSAGKALEDHFSSFDAIRAATVQQLIEVGDVGEKTAETVSSYLSTNAAAIDDLLNYVEPQSPKTGLLTGKNFCFSGGFPEGKRHWEQRVEELGGKCSGSVSKKTHYLVAGTASGSKSEKAEKLGIPIIDTDELQKLLQAGS; from the coding sequence GTGGCGAAAGCGACAAAGCAATCCGATCGCGTGCAAACGCTGGAACGGATCATCGCCCATCTGGACACGCAGTACGAACAAGGGATCGCGTGTACGCATCCCGACACCGGCGTGTTGGTCAGCGATGGCGAATACGATGCGCTGCGTCGTGAACTGCAGACGCTGAATCCCCAGTCGACGCTTTTCGAGACGGCGACCGCGTCGCAGTTAGAGAGTGCGGTCGCGAAGGTCGTTCACCATCCGCCGCTGACGTCGATCGAAAAGGCGAGCCACGAAGATCTCGCCGTGCAGCAACAGATGCTTTTCAAATGGCTCCGCGGCGCCGATGACCCGGCCGTTGCGGAAGCTCCCGCGGGCGAGCTGTTTGCCGACGCGTTGCCCGACGATTTGATTACCGTCGACGGGATGAGCTACGACGGCCAGCCGGTCGTCTACAGCCCCGATCGGTTCTACGCCGCCTACAAGCTCGATGGCGTGGCGATCGCTCTTTATTACGAACAGGGAAAACTTGTCCGCGCCGGGCTGCGACCGCGCGACGGGATCAACGGCGAAGATGTCACGGCGCAGGTTCGTTATGTTGCCGGCGTTCCGGATAAGCTTCCCAAGAAGATCAGTTGCTCGATCCGGGGCGAACTGATCTGCAAGCTCTCCGACTTCGAAAAGGTGCAAGCCGAATTGGCCGACGAAGGGGAGAAGTTGCGAGCGAATCCGCGGAACCACACCGCCGGTGGGATTCGCCAGTTCAAGAACCCCGAAAAAACCGCGCGGATGCGGATCAGCTTCATCGCCTACACGATCGAAGCACTCGACCATCCACCTTATAAGACCGAGATCGAACGCGCTCGCTGGTGTCAGGAAACGTTGGGGATCCACTATATCGAGCCCCAACCGTTTCGCTTCGAGAACCTGCAGGCGATGGAAGATGCCGTGCCGACTCTCGATTTCGAAGTCGACGGCGTCGTGATTGGGGTCAACGATCTCGAGGACCAGGAACAACTGGGGCGTCACGGCGATCCGAGGACCGGCAATCCGAAGGGGAAGATCGCCTGGAAATTCCGCGAGGAGGAAGCGACGCCGGTGATCCGCGACATCCAGTGGCAGACCGGCCGGACCGGCAAGATCGTCGCAGTGGCGATCTTCGATCCCGTTCGTTTGGCCGGCACCAACGTGACCCGGGCGACGCTGCACAACGCCGGATTTATGCTCCGCAATCAGATCACGATCGGGTCGACGATCGCGGTTCGCAAGGCGGGGAAGATCATCCCCAAAGTGACCGGCGTGATTGCGGGGCAAGGCGAGCCGCAGTTTCCCGATCATTGTCCGGCTTGCAAAGCGAAGACCCAGCTACAGCAAGGGGGAACCGAAGAGATGCTGGAACTTGTCTGTCCCAACCCCGATTGCTCGGCGCAAAACGTCCACGGCCTGTGCCACTATCTGAGCACCTTTGGCGTCGTCGGTTTGGGCGAGAGCCGCGTGCGGACGATGGTCGAAGGGGGCAAGGTCGCGACGCATGCCGATTTCTATCGCTTGGAATTGGAAGACGCGATGGAATGTGGGCTGACCGAACGACAGTCGCTGTTGGCACTGGCGGCGGTCCACATGATCCCCGCTCCTGACAAGATGAAAAACGAAGAGCTGGGGATCGCGATCGCGACGGCTCGGCAATCGAAGAAGCAGGTTCCGCTGTGGCAGCTGTTTGCCGCCTTTGGCATCGAAGCGGCGGGCAAGTCGGCTGGCAAAGCGCTCGAAGATCACTTCAGCAGCTTCGATGCGATCCGCGCCGCCACGGTCCAGCAACTGATCGAAGTTGGCGACGTCGGCGAAAAGACAGCCGAGACGGTCTCCAGCTACCTGTCGACCAACGCCGCAGCGATCGACGACCTGCTGAACTACGTCGAACCGCAGTCGCCGAAAACGGGGCTACTGACTGGCAAGAACTTCTGCTTCAGCGGCGGCTTTCCCGAGGGGAAGCGTCACTGGGAACAGCGCGTCGAAGAACTCGGCGGCAAGTGTTCGGGGAGCGTCTCCAAAAAGACCCACTACCTGGTCGCGGGAACCGCCAGCGGATCGAAGAGCGAAAAAGCGGAGAAGCTCGGGATCCCAATCATCGATACCGACGAGCTGCAGAAGTTGCTTCAAGCCGGTTCGTAA